The sequence below is a genomic window from Aureispira sp. CCB-E.
TACCAACAAAATGAAAAAGGTTACCAACAAGGGTCTGTGTTAAGTCATGTTGACAAATATAAGGGAAAATTACTGATTACGCATGGATTGATGGACGATAATGTCCATGTTCAAAATAGCATTCAGTTGATTGATAAAATGCAAGACGCAGGCAAGGAATTTGAAATGATGTTCTATCCCAACGAACGACATGGCTGGGGTGGTCCAAAGGGCAAACACGCTAGAAAATTAAAAGAAAGCTTCTGGAAACGTGCTTTTTTCGAGGAGTAGTTTTTTTCCCTACTCTTTTGCTTTGAATAAAAAATGCTGAACTTGAGAATTCTCAAATTCAGCATTTTTAAGATAATAGCTAAGCATTCTAAAAATGAAAGAAATTTACTTGACAGAATGCTAAGACTCAAATACTAATCATTATCAGTATAAGGAGTAACTTCATTACTGTGTTCTATCACCGTATTTTCGGCATCAATATGTGTCACAACAAATTCTACTCGACGATTTAGTTGGCGACCATCTGCATATTTATTGTTAGCAATTGGTTTGCTTTCTCCATATCCTATGTATTGCATTCTTGAAGCATCAATTCCTTGATCAACCAAATATTCATAAACGGACTTTGTTCTATTTTCAGACAAATTTTGATTGTAATCATTGTCTCCTCTACTATCTGTATGCCCATGAATTTCAATTTCCATAGAGGGGTATTCATTCATTAAACTAACCAACTCATCCAATTGCTCATGAGACTCAGGCAACAATGCCCATTTTGCCGTTTCAAAAAACACTCGATCCAGTTTGATCACTGCACCAACAGCAGGAGGTGGAGCAACTGGTTCTGGTTCGGGCTCTGGTTCAGGCTCAGGAATACTAGTCGCACAAAGCATAACATCATCAATCAAATAATAAGCATTATTAAATGCTTTTTCGTCTACTGTAGCCTGTATTGGATCTTCTACCTCTACCATCTTAGTTTTTTCGTTGTTAAAGAAATTTCCAATACACAAATATTCTGAGCGGTTGGGTGAAATAAAGGTAAATGAAATGCGCTGCCATTCTCTTTTTTTAGGATTAATCAATTCATCATAGTTATAATCTGGGACAATGTTTGTCAATGGCTTCCAACCTTCTTCGCTCAATCTAGTAGGCGATAAAGCAACCCCTATATTATTAGAGACGTAACGAGCTAATCTAGCTCTACAAACCCAAAATTCACAATAATATTCTTGACCTTTGATCAATGGCTTCTTCAACTTGACTTGTATATATTCTCTATACGTATCGTCTCTCTCTGACTCTGGATTGTGAGTTAGAATAGCAACCATTTTGTATCCAGAATGAGGCTTATCCAAATCAATCCCATCCCGTTTGGCTCGTTTAATATCAGACGGAAGCCCAATTTTAACATCTGGTGTCGTCATTGTTGGACTTTTCCAAGCCACCATATTATAACGAAAAATACCTGAGCCATCAACATCCGATTCTGGTCTTCGACCAATTAAAGCCTCAAAATCAGGATTAGGCACTAGATTTTCATCGTGTCCTTCAGGTGGTTGCGCTGTTGTTTCTGTAGTATGCAACGCTAAAAAAGCAAAGAGTAAAATGATTTTTTTCATACTTAAATTTATGTGTTTAAAATCAGTTTAGAGTACATTTTTGACCTAACATTCGACTAATTTACCTTTCTGTTAGTAGACTGTTATTGGCAATACCAATCGTAGTAAATACTGCAAATTACTTGCCTATTTACAAGACAAATATATATTCAAATATCAATAACTAAAATATATTGCCACAAATTAACCCTTTTTAAGATACAATATTAGTCACAATTTTTAACACACTTTCCTCCTTTATTTATAAAATACCATTTATTATCTTTATAAACAGAAGCTTCTCCATTTTCAAAAGGCTTCGTATGAAAAAAGTCGCCTGCTATAACCACATCTCCAGTTTTGTCAATATAGTTCCAAATTCCTGGTTCTGTTTCTACATTTGCCAAACCTTCGTTAAATGCCTTTCGGTAGGGATCTGGTTTGAAGAAATTAACATTAAAAAACTGAGGTTTAATCACTACTTCCAAATCTCTATTCATGAATCCCCATTTTCCTTCTTCTGTTAGAAAGGCCGCTAGCCCTTCGCTAAAACGCATCATTTCAAGATATTTCGGCTCAACTAACATTTCTCCATTTGTTGCATCCAGCAAGCCATACATGCCGATATGTTCATCAAAAAATATGACTGTCCCTTCGCTAATAACCCCTAAATCACGATAAAACAATGGTACAGTCAATTCATTATTTTTATTAAGCACGCCATATTTACCATTTTTAGAAACCACAGCATAACCATCCTCATTAAAACCATCAAAACTATCGTATAGCGTAGAGTCTTCATTTCGTTGAGTTTGACAAGCAACACGATAAAAAGTGTAATCCCCTTCAACATTTTCTATTTTTCTATTTTTGACCTTTAATACTTCTTCCCCTATCTCCCAAGTTTCTCGATGATTCAACGTTTTTTTGCTGTCTCTAGCATTAGTCGCATAAATTTCCATTTCAGCCGAATTTCCATTCAATATACCCTCAAACCGTAGATAATAAGTTGCTTGTATGCTAGGGTAAACTCGACGCCCTTCTCCTGTTATTTTATTTCCATCTATTCCAATTTCTACTGCTTCTATCAAGTTTTCTTCGAATAATTGAAAACAATAACCAACTGCGGTATCCAATTGGTGTGTAATTGGACCTTCTCCATTGCTACCATTTGCCCCTCCCTTATTAGCTGTCTCAGAAGTACATCCCCACGTAAGAAAAAAAGCAACTATATAAATCAAAAAATAGTTCGACTTCATTAAATTATTGTTTTAAAAATTAAAAAATACAATAGCTTCTCAAAAAAACTTAACCTTCTAGCAACCAAAACCTTAACTAGAAACAAGTTATTAATAATGAGGTTATTCAAACAATAATAATGATCCTACCCCAATCCAATGCACTTGTTTTTCATTTTTTCTTAAAAAAGCAAAAAATTAGCGGACTACTAAAAAATAATACCTAAATTGTGAATCATTTTAGAATAAAAAATGTTAATGTAAAGTATGTGTATCTAATGTTATTTATAATCAATACTAATACTTATAACTATAAATATATAACCATTTCGAAATGAAAATTCATTACAATTAAATGTTTACTTCCCTCTCCTTATATACATCACTTTACAAAACAGACATACCAAGCTGGTTATCGATTGAGCATCTTTGAACTTCCAAAACATTTTGGTTGTTTTTCATTTGAACCTCAACCCTACGTCACAATCTATATCAAACGCAAAATGGCTATTTTTGTGAAAAAACACAAATCGCAATACAAGAAGTTGCCCAAAAACACCTTTAAATTTGAGCAATTTCAAAGAACACTTAAAATACTATATATTTCAGGGGGTAATATCCCGCTTCATCTAACCAAAAAATCATAACCACCAATGTTAAAAACAATGAAACTTCTTGCTGTATTCTTAACAGCATCCATTCTCTTTGTGCTTGGATCTTGTGGAGGTCCTAGTGTTAAAGGCTCTGCTGATGTTTCCAACGCTATTCCTGCCAATGCTACAGGTGTTTTTTTAATGAACACCAAACAATTAATGAAAAAGGCAGATTATGCTAGCCTAAAGCAAACCTCTTTCTTTAAAGATTTTATTCAAAAAGCGAAAGAAGAATCACCAGAAATGGTTCCGTTTTTGGAAGATCCAGAAGCAGCAGGAATTAATATGGCAGGTAATATGGGAGTTTATTTTTCTGTCCCAGAGAACATGTCAGAAAAATCATTTGAAGCTGCTTTTATGTTGCCAGTATCAGACAAAGCAAAAATGGATGCTGCTGTTCAAATAGCACTCAAAGAGGAAAAAGAGGCTCAACCAGAAGCTAAGGATGGCTATACGATTACTGCTTTAGATAACGATGCATTTTTGATTCAAAGCGAACATCTTTTAGCTTTTACTAGCTTCAATGATGATGAAAAGATTAAGAATATGCTCAACCCTAGTAGTGAAAATATTCACTCGAACGCTAACTTTAAAAAACACCTAAAAGAGAGCAAAGACATTATGTTTTGGATGAGCGCAGACCCTATCGTTGAGGCAATGCTCAAAAATCCTGAAACAGGAAGATCTATCAAAGGAGGACTTGCCATGGCTCAAATACCAGAAGAAGGCTTAAAAGGAAACTATATGTCTTTCTTCTACGACTTCAAAAAGGGTGAAATGGATGCTGGTACTTATTTTGATTTTAGCGAGGTTTTAGTTCAAGAACTAGGTGATGTTTTCCCTAATAAACTAGCCGTTGATTATGCTAGCTACCTCCCTGCCGAAAATGCAGCCGCTTCCATGACATTTGGTATCAGTGTAGATGGCGTTTTAAATTTCATGGCAAAACGTGGGCTAGATCAGTTCGTAGACAACTATTTAAAATTTGTAGGGCTAGATTTAGGTCAAATCAAAAACGGCATTACAGGAGATATGGCTGTTAATGTTTATGCCCCAACAGCTCAAGACAACGATCCTGCTGTTTTATTAGCCGTTGGGCTAAAAAACAAGGCATTTATGGATAGTTTGTTGACTAAAGTAGGTTCTATGGTATCCAAAGATGGAGACAAGTACATTTTCACAGGACAACAAAGTATCATGGACCCAGATGCTACTCCTATGCAGTTTTTTGCGATTGTCAAAGACGATGTCATTTTAGTATCTAACTCAAATGCACACTTAGACAAAGCGATTGCTGGCACCAACAATAAAGTTGTCAATGAATTGCAATCAGGATGGGTAGGTATGTTCCTTGATTACAATCTTATCAACCAAAACTACGATGTTATTGCCAATTACTTGCCAATGGATCCTAATAGCTTGAGCTTGTCTAAAATGATGAGCGAATACCAAAATGTAAGTACCGTAAAAATGATTGGAAAAGGCAACGAGATTATGGCTAAAACCATTTTGAAAGATGCCAATAAAAATAGCTTAAAAAGCTTGATCGAATCACTTGATAAGATGTACCAAGATAAAGAAAAAATTGAGGCAGAAATGAAAAAACAACTAGAAGATGAATTCAAAGACTTTGAAGATGACTTTGATGATTTGGAAAATACTACTGAAGAGGTTCTAGAAAATACTTAGTATTAAGAATTACGATATTTAATAAAAAAGAGTCATTTTGTGCCTTCAAAATGGCTCTTTTGCTTTTGATGGGGCTTTCTTCTTTATCCAAATTTAGTATATCCAACCTCTTAATGAAGAAAATATATTTTACGGTTACCAATGACTTAACTTACGACCAGCGTATGATTCGCATCTGTACAAGTCTCGCAAATGTAGGCTACAATGTTTGGCTGATTGGTCGCCAGCGTCCCAACTCAAAACCATTGCGCCAACAAGCATTCCAACAAAAACGTTTGAACTGTTTTTTTGAGCGAGGTAAGTTTTTTTATTTAGAATATAATATTCGACTGTTTTTCTTTTTGATGTGGCATCGTTTTGATGCTGTTTGTAGCATTGATTTGGATACGATTTTGGCAGGCTTTTACAGCAGTCGCATAAAAAGGAAAATTTGTATTTATGATGCTCATGAGTATTTTACAGAAGTACCAGAAGTAGTCCAAAGACCGACGACAAAACGAATTTGGGAATGGGTTGCCCAACACACTATTCCTAAGTTAACACACGCTTATACGGTTTGTCAAAGCTTGCAAGAAGTCTTTCAAAAACGTTACCATACTTCTTTTGAAGTTATCAGAAACGTTCCTTTTCAGCAGACCAAACCTATTGAGCAATTATCTTTTCAAACGCCTTTTATTCTACTTTATCAAGGTGTTTTAAACGATGGACGTGGCTTAGAAGAAATGATTGCTGCCTTACAACAGTTACCAGAGGTTGAGTTTTGGTTGGCAGGTGAAGGAGATCGTTCTCAAGAACTTCGTCAATTAGTTCAAACATTAGGGTTAGAGCGTCAAGTCAAATTCTTGGGCTATATACAGCCTCATGAACTTAAAGCAGTTACTCTAAAAGCGCACTTAGGAGTTAATTTGCTACAAAATAAAGGGCTTAATTATTATTATTCTTTAGCTAATAAATTCTTTGATTACATTCAAGCCCTAAAACCTTCTTTAAATATGAACTTTCCTGAATATGCCATGATTATCGAAGAACATCCTGTGGGTCTTTTATTGGATGATTTGACCCCTGAAACTATCGTTAGCAGCATCAAAAAAATTATTGAGCAACCTGAAGCTTATCAAACCTTACAAGCCAACTGTTTAAAAGCACGCGAAGTATTTGTTTGGGAAAAAGAAGCTGTAAAACTGGAGGCTTTTTATAAACAAGTTTTTAAATAATAGTAGTTCGTTGATCACTTCGTGAGCGAAGCTAACTATTGTAAATAAGTAATACGAAGTAGCACCGTAGTCCTGTCTTATGTATAAAGGCTGATCAACATCCAATTTCTTTTGAATAATTGAGAGATTAACAGCAAAAAAATTGTTATATTCGATTGTAATGAGAACATATGCCTACATAATCCTGCTACTTTTTTTCTATACTTTCGTTAATGCACAAGATCCCTACCATTGGAAATTGACAGACGACGATGGTCTTCCTAATATGGAGATCTACGGTTTATACCAAGATTCCAAAGGCTATATGTGGATTGCAACAGATGGAGGTCTTTGCCGATACGATGGAAAAGAAATTATTACATATACCTCTGAAGATCAAAAACGCACGTCGGCAGCTTCTATTCAAGAAGATTCTAGAGGAACTATTTGGTATAAGAACTTTGCAGGACAGTTGTTTTTTATTGACTCTAACAATACCGCTCAAATCTTCCCCATTCCAGATTCCATCAAACTAAATACTTATTTTGAATATTCATTGACAAAAGAATATTTGCAGATTCTTTCCTCCGTCAATTTCTACACGTACCACTTCAAAAGTCAACAATGGAAAATAGGTAAATTCCAAAGCAACCATAATCTACGATGCAGCATTGGCTTTTTTTCTAGAGACCAAGTTAATGATTCTTCTCTACTTTATATTGATTGTAACAATGAGTTATGGCTACGAAAAAAAGAAGCCTTTTATTCCAAAGGGGTTATTCCTAGTCTTTCTAGCTCAAACAGACATATTATTATCATAGGGCTTGAAAATGATTCTGCTTTAATTGCTACGACTACCAAAGTGTATATTGATCATATTGATTCCGTTTCTAAACTTAGAAACCATGCTTTAATTGCAAGCTATGAGGGAATAGCTACAATTTATAGTAACAAAGGTACCATTCTAATTGGTACACAAAAAGGAATTGTTGTGTTATTGCAAGACAAGTATACCAAACGTTGGAAACATCAAGGCCTATTCTTAAAAAAAGAACAAATCAGTGCAACACTTGTTGACCGTGACGGCAATATTTGGTTAGGCACACTAGGTCATGGAGTCTTGATCATTCCATCTTTAAAAATGACTTTTTTTGATTCTAAAAACTCCGTTTTGCCCGACTCTAAAATTGGTGCTTTAGCTAAGAAAAAAGAAGATTTATTCCTTGGAACACACGGTCGTATATCAAAACTCAATACAAAATCTTTGGAATTCACCTTGTATCCTCCTGTAGATATGTATCCTACTACCAATATTCTATGTGACACTATCCGCAACCAAATATTGTTCAATTCTGCCAATAATTATATATTATCTCTATCTGATCAAAGCATAAAATCGAGTTGTCACGGCATAGGTCATCATTCTATAATTTATAAAAAAAATCAACTTATTGTAGGTACCTTTCTTGCTTTAATAACCTATCCTCTAGATAACAAAAGACCTACTAAAGATGTTTTTAACAAACCACTCAAGTATCATGTAGATAAGACTATTTGTGATGAAGGAAAACTCCAAGGTTTTATAGCCAGTAAACGTATAACAGCTTTATCTACAGACATAGCAGACACCTCCCGTTTTTGGACAGGAATCAACGATAGTTTATTTTATTGGCAAGATGCTGTTCCCTATTCGGTTTTATCTAAAGAAGGAAAGGCTATCACACCTATTACCATTCGCCAAGCTCAAGATAGTATTCTATGGGTGGGCACTCCCAATCAAGGTCTATATGGTATTAAAAATAAAAAAGAAATTTATCATTTTACAGTAGACGATGGGCTACCAAGTAATAACTGCAAAACAATTGCTGCTGACTATCCATATATTTGGGTTGGAACCAACCTTGGAATTGTTAAAATACAGCCTAATACTAAAAAAATAGAGCTGTACAATCAATTGGATGGTTTGTTAACCAACAATATAGATCGCATAGAAATTGCCAATAAAAAAGTTTGGGCAACTTCTAGCAAAGGTTTGATTGCTTTTGATGTTAATACGCCTTCTATGAATAAAACAGCTCCATTAATTAGGATTACCCAATGGAATGTAAACGATAGTAGTCTTGCTTTCAACAAATTTACAACACTTCCTTATGAGAAAAATAACATTCAATTTACCTTCCAAGCTTTAGCACTAAAAAGCAGGAACACCTATACCTATGAATATAGGCTCTTGGGGCTTGATACTACTTGGATTTCGCAAACTAGTAGTACTAATTTTGTTCGCTTTCCTAGTCTTAATGCAGGACAATATACCTTTGAAGTCCGCGCTAGGAATGAAGATGGTGTCCTGAGCAAAACTCCAGCAGGTGTATCGTTCTGCATTCAAGCACCTTATTGGGAAACTTGGTGGTTTAAAACGATTATTGGTTTTATTACTTTGTCAATTGTTATTGGTTTAGTGCGACTTCGTTATCAGTTCCTTCAGCGAAAACAAGCCACTCAAAATTTAATTATGCAGCTTAAAATGCAAGCGCTTCAAGCACAAATGAATCCTCATTTTATTTTTAATGCAATGAGTACCATACAAAGCTTCTGGATGTACAAAGACTCCAAAACAGCCTTAATATATCATGCTAAGTTTGCTAAATTAATGCGATTAATTTTTAATTATTCCAATGAAAAAAGTATTCCCATAAAAGATGAAATTGATTTTTTAAAGCTCTACATTGACCTTGAAAAAATTCGATTAAAATATGATGTTACGGTACAATTTGACATAGACCCTCTTTTTGAAGAAGAAGGGCTGCACATTCCTCCCTTACTGATACAACCTATCGTTGAGAATAGTTTCAAACATGGTTTTTTACATAAAGAAGCAGATGGGCATTTACTCATCAAACTAGAATTAGAAGACAACTATATAAAATGTACCGTAGAAGATGATGGGGTCGGTCTGGAACTAGCCGATACTTATAATGCATGGAAGGATAACGACACTACCCAAAAAAGTAGTAGCTTTGTTACACAAGATCGCTTAACTATGCTCAACCGAACTCATGGAACAACAGCAAAAAAAACAACTTACAAAATAAGTGATTTAACAAATATTAAAAATCAATCTTCAGGAACTAGAACGGAGCTTTGGATTCCCATTACGGATTATCTTTTTTCTGATTTTCAGTAACCACCAATGAATTTCTCTTTTTAACTCAATAAAATAACATTTCGTGAAAGTTATAACTTGTGTAATTGTCGAAGATGAAGTAAATACTAGAAAGCTATTAAAATCTATGCTAGAAGACTATTGCGATGGCGTAAAAGTTTTAGCAGAAGCTGGCAATGTCCATGAAGGTGTAGAAATGATAAAAAAACACCAACCTCAACTCGTCTTTCTAGATATCGCTATGCCCAAAGAAAGCGGATTTAGTTTGTATAAGTATTTTGATGAAATTAATTTCAAAGTCATTTTTACAACTGCTTTTAGTCAATACGCCATTCAAGCACTAAAATTGGCGGCATTGGATTATTTGATGAAGCCAATTAATTTGGAAGAATTAATGGAAAGTTTGGATCGTTTTAGAAACCAAGTCCGCCCCTTGCCTACGACAAAAGAAAATTACAGTCTAGTAGATAAAAATGCGCAAACCCCAAACCATCAAAAAATTGCATTGGCTTGCTCTGATGGTTATATCTTTGTACCCATCGACAATATTATCCGTTGCCAATCGGACAAAAGCTATACGCTATTCATTATCAAAGACCAAGAACCAATTTGGACATCTCGAAACTTGGGGGAATATACGACAATATTAGAAGAATACAATTTCAAAAGGGTGCATCGCTCTCATATCATTAATCCCAAATATGTAAAGAAATTTATTCGAGGAAAGAGTCCTATATTAATCATGGACGATGATACTCAGATAACTATTTCCTCTGCCAAGCGAGATAGTTTGTTAGAGCACTTTTTTATACCTTAGCGTATTACTAGCGTCTCCATAATTCGGTGTTTCTTTGTGGTAACAACGACTCTATATACTCCTTGAGGCAAATCTTGTATGTTTAAAACTTCAGTTGTGTTTCCTATTGATAACGGTATAAAATGCGTGTATACTTCCTGTCCTAGCGCATTGACTAAACGAATGGTTGCTGCCTCATTTTTAGGACTACGAATGTGAACACGACACGACTGATAAGCGGGGTTGGGTTGTAATTGAATTCCAAGCTTGGGAACAAGTACTTTATTGGTGTTGATACTTGTTGTAATTGCGCTAAATTTCAAAGCTTTTTCACTAGCCACTTTCGAAGCGTCAATTGCACTAACTTGTACAAAACCTTGGCTCCCTCCATTATAAAACTCGACATCTATTGTTGCAGCATCTGTAACAGGTGAAACAATAACGCCCCCAGTTACTTCCCAACAATAACGATGGTCTGGATGAGGATTGGCAACTGTATAAGTATAATTCGTTGCAGGCAATACGGTATCTGGTCCACTTAATACAGGAGGTGTAGGACGCATTAAATCATAAAAATAATCCGCTGTCTTGTCTATAATACTCTGCCAATGTGCATTTGGTCCTGAAGGCAGCCAGTCTCCATTTAAAGCCCCCCAATATTCGTGTCCCTCTCCTTGCGCAAAGTAAGTTTGATGTGGAAGGTTAAACGTATTCATCACCGAATCCATCATATAGGTACCACAGGTATTGGGCGCTGTCAAAACTACACCTGAAAAAGGCTTGGCACACTTATAATCAACAATCAAATCATTGGTTCCATGAAACATAACCATAGGAGCTTTATTATTACCATGTGCCATCCAACTTAAATCGGCTATAGCCCCCCAATAAGCTGCGATTCCTTGAGGAATAGAATCCACATCATCTGCCAAAACTGATGAACCATTAAAAGGATTAAAACTAGTTAATTCGACAACTGGGCGACTATGTAAAGGTCCTAAGTCTTTTTTAAAAATAGGTACTAATTCATAGCTCTCTGGTAAGCGTTCGGTATAATCCACAAAGGTGCTATGAATCGCACAAAATGCTCCTGCACTGCTTCCTCCTACAAAAACTTTATTGGGATCAATGTTGAACCATGCTGCATTTTTACGAAAAAATCGTACGGCAGCACTCATATCTTGTGCCCCTCTCCAAACAGCTCTTTTTAAACTCGATGGGCTGGCAATATTAAACCCCAAACGATACTCAATGCTTGCTGTTACAAATCCCCAATGTGCCAAAGTATCTGCCAATGCTTGCACATCTTCGTTTTGCATCGTTCCAACCAAAACAGTTCCCCCCATAAAAGCAACATTAATAAATCCTCCCCCATGTGCCAAAATAACAACAGGGCGTTTGCTTACAGTATCTGTTACTGGAGGAGTAAAAACATCCATCACTAAGTCTTTGTTAAAAGTTGTTTCGGTCGTTAGAGTTGCTCCAATTAAAGCTGGCGCATTCAAACTGTATTTCACATTTCTAAATACTTGAATAGTATTAAAATAACGGCTTTTGTAACGGGTACCACACTGAGCAGACAAGTCCATTCCACAACTACTTAACACCAACAATAGGAGTACAATTCTTAACATAGTTTATTAATTTTGATACGCTGCAAATTTTCCCAAAGTAATGTTATGTAATCGTTCATTGTTCCTC
It includes:
- a CDS encoding LytTR family DNA-binding domain-containing protein gives rise to the protein MKVITCVIVEDEVNTRKLLKSMLEDYCDGVKVLAEAGNVHEGVEMIKKHQPQLVFLDIAMPKESGFSLYKYFDEINFKVIFTTAFSQYAIQALKLAALDYLMKPINLEELMESLDRFRNQVRPLPTTKENYSLVDKNAQTPNHQKIALACSDGYIFVPIDNIIRCQSDKSYTLFIIKDQEPIWTSRNLGEYTTILEEYNFKRVHRSHIINPKYVKKFIRGKSPILIMDDDTQITISSAKRDSLLEHFFIP
- a CDS encoding glycosyltransferase encodes the protein MKKIYFTVTNDLTYDQRMIRICTSLANVGYNVWLIGRQRPNSKPLRQQAFQQKRLNCFFERGKFFYLEYNIRLFFFLMWHRFDAVCSIDLDTILAGFYSSRIKRKICIYDAHEYFTEVPEVVQRPTTKRIWEWVAQHTIPKLTHAYTVCQSLQEVFQKRYHTSFEVIRNVPFQQTKPIEQLSFQTPFILLYQGVLNDGRGLEEMIAALQQLPEVEFWLAGEGDRSQELRQLVQTLGLERQVKFLGYIQPHELKAVTLKAHLGVNLLQNKGLNYYYSLANKFFDYIQALKPSLNMNFPEYAMIIEEHPVGLLLDDLTPETIVSSIKKIIEQPEAYQTLQANCLKAREVFVWEKEAVKLEAFYKQVFK
- a CDS encoding OmpA family protein, with the translated sequence MKKIILLFAFLALHTTETTAQPPEGHDENLVPNPDFEALIGRRPESDVDGSGIFRYNMVAWKSPTMTTPDVKIGLPSDIKRAKRDGIDLDKPHSGYKMVAILTHNPESERDDTYREYIQVKLKKPLIKGQEYYCEFWVCRARLARYVSNNIGVALSPTRLSEEGWKPLTNIVPDYNYDELINPKKREWQRISFTFISPNRSEYLCIGNFFNNEKTKMVEVEDPIQATVDEKAFNNAYYLIDDVMLCATSIPEPEPEPEPEPVAPPPAVGAVIKLDRVFFETAKWALLPESHEQLDELVSLMNEYPSMEIEIHGHTDSRGDNDYNQNLSENRTKSVYEYLVDQGIDASRMQYIGYGESKPIANNKYADGRQLNRRVEFVVTHIDAENTVIEHSNEVTPYTDND
- a CDS encoding WG repeat-containing protein yields the protein MKSNYFLIYIVAFFLTWGCTSETANKGGANGSNGEGPITHQLDTAVGYCFQLFEENLIEAVEIGIDGNKITGEGRRVYPSIQATYYLRFEGILNGNSAEMEIYATNARDSKKTLNHRETWEIGEEVLKVKNRKIENVEGDYTFYRVACQTQRNEDSTLYDSFDGFNEDGYAVVSKNGKYGVLNKNNELTVPLFYRDLGVISEGTVIFFDEHIGMYGLLDATNGEMLVEPKYLEMMRFSEGLAAFLTEEGKWGFMNRDLEVVIKPQFFNVNFFKPDPYRKAFNEGLANVETEPGIWNYIDKTGDVVIAGDFFHTKPFENGEASVYKDNKWYFINKGGKCVKNCD
- a CDS encoding DUF4836 family protein is translated as MKLLAVFLTASILFVLGSCGGPSVKGSADVSNAIPANATGVFLMNTKQLMKKADYASLKQTSFFKDFIQKAKEESPEMVPFLEDPEAAGINMAGNMGVYFSVPENMSEKSFEAAFMLPVSDKAKMDAAVQIALKEEKEAQPEAKDGYTITALDNDAFLIQSEHLLAFTSFNDDEKIKNMLNPSSENIHSNANFKKHLKESKDIMFWMSADPIVEAMLKNPETGRSIKGGLAMAQIPEEGLKGNYMSFFYDFKKGEMDAGTYFDFSEVLVQELGDVFPNKLAVDYASYLPAENAAASMTFGISVDGVLNFMAKRGLDQFVDNYLKFVGLDLGQIKNGITGDMAVNVYAPTAQDNDPAVLLAVGLKNKAFMDSLLTKVGSMVSKDGDKYIFTGQQSIMDPDATPMQFFAIVKDDVILVSNSNAHLDKAIAGTNNKVVNELQSGWVGMFLDYNLINQNYDVIANYLPMDPNSLSLSKMMSEYQNVSTVKMIGKGNEIMAKTILKDANKNSLKSLIESLDKMYQDKEKIEAEMKKQLEDEFKDFEDDFDDLENTTEEVLENT
- a CDS encoding histidine kinase, which codes for MRTYAYIILLLFFYTFVNAQDPYHWKLTDDDGLPNMEIYGLYQDSKGYMWIATDGGLCRYDGKEIITYTSEDQKRTSAASIQEDSRGTIWYKNFAGQLFFIDSNNTAQIFPIPDSIKLNTYFEYSLTKEYLQILSSVNFYTYHFKSQQWKIGKFQSNHNLRCSIGFFSRDQVNDSSLLYIDCNNELWLRKKEAFYSKGVIPSLSSSNRHIIIIGLENDSALIATTTKVYIDHIDSVSKLRNHALIASYEGIATIYSNKGTILIGTQKGIVVLLQDKYTKRWKHQGLFLKKEQISATLVDRDGNIWLGTLGHGVLIIPSLKMTFFDSKNSVLPDSKIGALAKKKEDLFLGTHGRISKLNTKSLEFTLYPPVDMYPTTNILCDTIRNQILFNSANNYILSLSDQSIKSSCHGIGHHSIIYKKNQLIVGTFLALITYPLDNKRPTKDVFNKPLKYHVDKTICDEGKLQGFIASKRITALSTDIADTSRFWTGINDSLFYWQDAVPYSVLSKEGKAITPITIRQAQDSILWVGTPNQGLYGIKNKKEIYHFTVDDGLPSNNCKTIAADYPYIWVGTNLGIVKIQPNTKKIELYNQLDGLLTNNIDRIEIANKKVWATSSKGLIAFDVNTPSMNKTAPLIRITQWNVNDSSLAFNKFTTLPYEKNNIQFTFQALALKSRNTYTYEYRLLGLDTTWISQTSSTNFVRFPSLNAGQYTFEVRARNEDGVLSKTPAGVSFCIQAPYWETWWFKTIIGFITLSIVIGLVRLRYQFLQRKQATQNLIMQLKMQALQAQMNPHFIFNAMSTIQSFWMYKDSKTALIYHAKFAKLMRLIFNYSNEKSIPIKDEIDFLKLYIDLEKIRLKYDVTVQFDIDPLFEEEGLHIPPLLIQPIVENSFKHGFLHKEADGHLLIKLELEDNYIKCTVEDDGVGLELADTYNAWKDNDTTQKSSSFVTQDRLTMLNRTHGTTAKKTTYKISDLTNIKNQSSGTRTELWIPITDYLFSDFQ
- a CDS encoding carboxylesterase family protein codes for the protein MLRIVLLLLVLSSCGMDLSAQCGTRYKSRYFNTIQVFRNVKYSLNAPALIGATLTTETTFNKDLVMDVFTPPVTDTVSKRPVVILAHGGGFINVAFMGGTVLVGTMQNEDVQALADTLAHWGFVTASIEYRLGFNIASPSSLKRAVWRGAQDMSAAVRFFRKNAAWFNIDPNKVFVGGSSAGAFCAIHSTFVDYTERLPESYELVPIFKKDLGPLHSRPVVELTSFNPFNGSSVLADDVDSIPQGIAAYWGAIADLSWMAHGNNKAPMVMFHGTNDLIVDYKCAKPFSGVVLTAPNTCGTYMMDSVMNTFNLPHQTYFAQGEGHEYWGALNGDWLPSGPNAHWQSIIDKTADYFYDLMRPTPPVLSGPDTVLPATNYTYTVANPHPDHRYCWEVTGGVIVSPVTDAATIDVEFYNGGSQGFVQVSAIDASKVASEKALKFSAITTSINTNKVLVPKLGIQLQPNPAYQSCRVHIRSPKNEAATIRLVNALGQEVYTHFIPLSIGNTTEVLNIQDLPQGVYRVVVTTKKHRIMETLVIR